The Desulfomicrobium orale DSM 12838 genome includes a window with the following:
- a CDS encoding type II toxin-antitoxin system RelE/ParE family toxin produces the protein MKIRWLPKAQRDLEAELLRIAEENENTARHIATLIKEKTDLLGRFPETGRPGRIHETRELVLSGFPYILPYRVRKGAVEILRFFHTAQNPPKIW, from the coding sequence ATGAAAATTCGGTGGCTGCCAAAAGCTCAGCGTGATCTTGAAGCAGAGCTATTACGGATTGCTGAAGAAAACGAAAATACCGCTCGACATATCGCCACCCTGATCAAAGAGAAGACAGACCTTTTAGGACGGTTCCCAGAAACAGGTCGACCGGGGCGGATACATGAAACCAGAGAACTTGTTCTTTCCGGATTTCCGTATATTTTGCCGTATCGAGTGCGAAAGGGGGCTGTGGAAATTTTACGTTTCTTCCATACAGCACAAAATCCTCCTAAAATATGGTAG
- a CDS encoding TraK family protein — MSSTLAERMVRESLREPCANVGIGNKNLALFLSQRAEIQEALDLGWSVRAIWKHLHKEGKFPGTYECFLNHAKKNLRITKYVSSSSRHPQKTSSDDSTSSQKDASRPKGQEGRVSGFEFKPVFDAKKLYGEEE, encoded by the coding sequence ATGAGTTCTACACTTGCCGAAAGAATGGTCCGCGAATCTCTAAGAGAGCCGTGCGCGAATGTTGGGATAGGGAATAAAAATTTAGCACTTTTTTTAAGTCAGAGAGCAGAAATACAAGAAGCACTTGATTTAGGATGGAGTGTTCGTGCGATTTGGAAGCATTTACATAAAGAAGGAAAGTTTCCGGGAACATATGAATGCTTTCTCAATCACGCAAAGAAGAATTTGAGAATTACAAAGTATGTTTCTTCGAGTTCTCGGCATCCCCAAAAAACAAGTTCAGATGACTCTACCTCATCTCAAAAAGATGCCTCCAGGCCGAAAGGGCAAGAGGGGAGGGTGTCTGGATTTGAGTTCAAACCAGTTTTTGACGCAAAAAAACTTTACGGGGAGGAAGAATAA
- a CDS encoding plasmid mobilization protein, with amino-acid sequence MSATPRKEETPALRRQGPALRVYCSPDERGRIETNAREAGYSVSRYLRLLGVNGSVRSRADAEQIRKLARVNADQGRLGGLLKALLTNDERLDGRTGAEIQSMTKNTLKEIQHMQQRLIDCIREIENG; translated from the coding sequence ATGTCTGCGACGCCAAGAAAAGAAGAGACACCCGCCCTGCGGCGGCAGGGACCCGCCCTGCGGGTGTACTGTTCGCCGGACGAACGGGGCCGCATCGAGACCAACGCCAGAGAAGCAGGCTACAGCGTAAGCCGCTATCTGCGGCTCCTCGGCGTGAACGGCTCCGTGCGGAGCAGAGCGGATGCCGAGCAGATCAGGAAACTGGCCCGCGTCAATGCGGACCAGGGCCGACTGGGTGGCCTGCTCAAGGCGCTCCTCACCAACGACGAACGACTGGACGGCAGGACAGGGGCAGAAATCCAAAGCATGACCAAAAACACATTGAAGGAAATCCAGCACATGCAACAACGCCTGATAGACTGCATCCGGGAGATCGAAAACGGATGA
- a CDS encoding IS4 family transposase — protein MCGKRNHHNILPHKEILDLSHHNTLFSQTLSLIPRHVFQKLERRHKTGRSSRQFGFKEQFTVMAFIQLAARRSMRDGLRCLEAAGNRLYHWGLKNVARSTFADANNSRPVGFFKDLFAEMYGLCAAKAPKHKFRFKSKLFSLDATTIKLCLPLFPWASFRQAKGGVKVHTLLDHDGHIPAFATVTDAKTHESRIAQAMELPRGSIVVFDKGFTSYPWFRFLGAKGVFFVTRLKRNAVFKLLERRLVNRKTGVTSDHIIEVSSRGKSLRLRRIGYRDQETGKHYEFLTNHFRLSAKTIADIYKDRWQIELFFKEIKQNLRIKTFVGNSENAVLIQIYTALTVYLLLAYQKFLSRLGLSVQQLFQLIQLNLLGEASLDELLNPRRQKFDNSYNFTLLDCIA, from the coding sequence ATGTGTGGTAAAAGAAATCACCACAACATCTTGCCACACAAGGAGATTTTGGACTTGAGTCACCATAATACACTATTCTCCCAGACGCTATCTCTGATTCCCAGACATGTTTTTCAGAAACTCGAAAGACGGCACAAAACCGGGCGCTCGTCGCGTCAATTCGGTTTCAAGGAGCAGTTCACGGTCATGGCCTTCATCCAGCTTGCCGCAAGACGTTCCATGCGCGATGGCCTGCGCTGCCTTGAGGCTGCGGGAAACCGCCTGTATCACTGGGGACTGAAAAACGTGGCCCGCTCGACCTTTGCTGACGCGAACAATTCTCGCCCCGTAGGCTTTTTCAAGGATCTGTTCGCCGAGATGTACGGCCTGTGCGCCGCAAAAGCCCCGAAGCACAAATTCCGTTTCAAATCCAAATTGTTCAGTCTGGACGCCACCACCATAAAGCTTTGCCTGCCGCTTTTTCCCTGGGCCTCGTTTCGGCAGGCCAAGGGCGGCGTCAAAGTACATACCTTGCTGGATCACGATGGCCATATCCCGGCTTTCGCAACCGTCACCGACGCCAAAACCCATGAAAGCCGCATAGCTCAGGCTATGGAGTTGCCCAGGGGCTCCATCGTGGTCTTTGACAAGGGCTTCACCAGCTATCCCTGGTTTCGGTTCCTCGGGGCAAAGGGCGTCTTTTTTGTGACCCGGCTCAAGCGCAACGCCGTTTTCAAACTCCTGGAGCGCCGCCTCGTGAATCGCAAGACCGGCGTTACTTCCGATCACATCATTGAAGTCTCCAGCCGGGGAAAATCCTTACGCCTGCGCCGTATCGGCTATCGTGACCAGGAAACCGGGAAACACTACGAATTTTTGACCAACCATTTCCGGCTTTCGGCGAAAACCATCGCCGACATCTATAAAGACCGCTGGCAAATCGAGCTCTTCTTCAAGGAAATCAAACAAAATTTGCGCATAAAGACCTTCGTCGGCAACTCGGAAAATGCGGTTCTGATCCAGATTTACACGGCCCTGACGGTTTACCTGCTCCTCGCGTACCAGAAATTCCTCAGCCGTCTCGGACTCTCCGTACAGCAACTCTTCCAGCTCATTCAACTCAACCTGCTCGGCGAGGCCTCCTTGGATGAACTCCTGAATCCCAGACGACAAAAATTCGATAATTCATATAACTTCACACTGTTAGATTGCATCGCTTAG
- a CDS encoding transglutaminase TgpA family protein, whose translation MNGITGCDRGRFRAVLAAAAIAFAPHLFHISPFVSVFLFSAWGYALGMQFRSWPTPPRWLLVVLALYCLGMVFSAYGRSFGEDAGVTLLMLMLGLKAVESKSLRDVLALSFLSYFVVVTNVLYSESLPMTAYMFFSVAAVTGALAYLHSGDVSPCPALRRGMKILLQALPLAIFLFIFFPRLQGVLWGVYNDRGKGVSGFSDTLDPGSVSDLALSGEVAFRVDFAGPVPPVETLYWRGQVLDSFDGRVWSRKRPFRPVESVPGNKGSEYTVTLEPHSGKWIFALDLPAPVSRRGITLGEGQVLEAQIPLRFRVRYTMAVAPGPDRSAPPGAWAVKLPGGNPRSRDLARQWAGKPAREAVGAFLRLLREGGFSYTLSPGATGENDIVDHFLFASRTGYCEHYASAMAFVMRAAGVPARIVVGYQGGEVNPMGGYLLVRQSEAHAWVEVWMDGGWERVDPTSVIAPQRLTGGSGQFAPRAEGLLPAGGVKMFSRVFRFFRLGWDAANNSWNQWMLGFNYERQRGLWERLGLSSGGMGRVIAAVALGFGIFLSAVTWNSLRRPAFRRDRARELYLRFLAACAALGVPAHRSDGPLTHLARFTARHPHLAEAAEPVVREYVALRYAGAERGEDQLEELVRAFTRRK comes from the coding sequence ATGAACGGCATCACGGGTTGCGACCGCGGCCGTTTCCGGGCCGTACTGGCTGCCGCGGCCATCGCTTTTGCTCCTCATCTGTTCCACATTTCTCCGTTCGTCAGCGTATTTCTCTTTTCGGCCTGGGGCTATGCACTGGGCATGCAGTTCCGCTCCTGGCCCACGCCGCCCAGATGGCTGCTGGTCGTGCTGGCCCTGTATTGTCTGGGTATGGTGTTCAGCGCATACGGGCGGTCTTTCGGCGAGGACGCGGGTGTGACCCTGCTTATGCTCATGCTCGGGCTCAAGGCGGTGGAGAGCAAATCTCTGCGGGATGTGCTGGCCCTTTCCTTTTTGTCCTATTTCGTGGTGGTGACCAACGTACTTTACTCCGAGTCACTGCCCATGACCGCCTACATGTTCTTCTCCGTGGCGGCCGTTACCGGAGCCCTGGCCTATCTGCATTCCGGAGACGTCTCGCCCTGCCCGGCCCTGCGCCGCGGCATGAAGATACTGCTTCAGGCCCTGCCTCTGGCCATCTTTCTTTTCATCTTTTTCCCGCGTCTTCAGGGTGTGCTGTGGGGAGTTTACAACGACAGGGGCAAGGGGGTGAGCGGCTTCAGCGACACGCTGGATCCCGGTTCCGTGAGCGATCTGGCCCTGTCCGGCGAAGTGGCCTTCCGGGTGGACTTTGCGGGTCCCGTGCCGCCTGTGGAAACCCTGTACTGGCGCGGCCAGGTGCTGGACAGTTTTGATGGCCGGGTGTGGTCGCGGAAACGGCCTTTCCGGCCGGTGGAGTCCGTACCCGGAAACAAGGGAAGCGAGTACACGGTCACCCTTGAGCCGCACAGCGGGAAATGGATTTTCGCTCTGGACCTGCCTGCGCCCGTTTCCCGCCGGGGCATCACGCTCGGCGAAGGCCAGGTGCTGGAGGCCCAGATCCCTCTGCGGTTCAGGGTGCGTTACACCATGGCTGTGGCACCCGGACCGGACCGTTCGGCGCCGCCCGGAGCGTGGGCCGTGAAACTGCCCGGCGGCAATCCGCGCAGCCGGGATCTGGCCCGGCAGTGGGCCGGAAAACCGGCGCGGGAAGCCGTCGGGGCATTTCTGCGTCTGCTGCGTGAGGGGGGCTTTTCCTACACCCTGAGCCCCGGAGCGACGGGAGAAAACGACATCGTCGATCATTTTCTTTTCGCGTCCCGCACAGGGTACTGCGAGCACTACGCCTCGGCCATGGCCTTTGTGATGCGCGCGGCGGGCGTACCGGCCCGCATCGTGGTGGGGTATCAGGGTGGCGAGGTCAATCCCATGGGCGGGTACCTGCTGGTCCGCCAGTCCGAGGCCCATGCGTGGGTCGAGGTATGGATGGATGGCGGCTGGGAACGGGTGGACCCCACCTCCGTCATCGCGCCGCAGCGCCTGACCGGCGGGTCCGGACAGTTTGCACCCCGGGCGGAGGGTTTGCTCCCGGCCGGAGGCGTGAAGATGTTTTCCCGTGTGTTCCGTTTTTTCCGTCTGGGGTGGGACGCGGCCAACAACTCCTGGAATCAGTGGATGCTCGGATTCAACTACGAGCGGCAGCGCGGCCTGTGGGAACGGCTGGGTCTTTCTTCCGGCGGCATGGGACGCGTGATTGCAGCCGTGGCTCTGGGATTCGGAATTTTTCTGTCCGCTGTGACCTGGAATTCTCTGCGGCGTCCGGCCTTCAGGCGGGACAGAGCGCGGGAGCTGTATCTGCGATTTCTGGCCGCGTGCGCTGCTCTGGGTGTACCGGCACATCGAAGCGACGGTCCGTTGACTCATCTGGCCCGCTTTACGGCGCGGCATCCTCATCTGGCTGAAGCGGCGGAACCTGTGGTGCGGGAATATGTGGCCCTGCGCTATGCCGGAGCGGAGCGCGGTGAGGACCAACTGGAGGAGCTGGTGCGGGCTTTTACGCGGAGGAAGTGA
- a CDS encoding AAA family ATPase → MANIHLFLQGKGGVGKSFSASMLTQFFLDSGKNVVCIDTDPVNATFSAYQRFQATHIDLMKNRKFTDRPFDEIIEKISEVEEDANVVIDNGASSFIAFSSFILENDVASLLSEMGNNLYVHTIITGGDSQDDTVHGFASLVSQFQTPLIVWINPYFGIVERGGKGFEDFKPYKDNRDRVAGVIHLPDLQAETFGVNLGDMLKARLTFAEALENSNSPIMTRQRLKIAQRQIYAQLEACPEL, encoded by the coding sequence ATGGCAAATATACATCTTTTTTTACAAGGAAAAGGTGGAGTTGGAAAATCCTTCAGCGCGTCAATGCTTACCCAATTTTTTCTTGATTCTGGAAAGAATGTCGTTTGTATCGACACTGACCCAGTAAACGCTACATTTTCTGCATACCAAAGATTCCAAGCCACCCACATTGACCTAATGAAAAATAGGAAGTTTACGGATAGACCCTTTGATGAAATCATTGAAAAAATATCTGAAGTTGAAGAAGACGCGAATGTTGTCATCGACAATGGAGCGTCAAGCTTTATAGCATTTTCCAGTTTTATATTGGAAAATGATGTAGCATCATTGCTTAGTGAGATGGGAAATAATCTGTATGTGCATACAATAATCACGGGTGGGGACTCACAAGACGATACCGTTCACGGTTTTGCATCACTTGTGTCACAGTTTCAGACTCCCTTAATTGTCTGGATCAATCCTTATTTCGGCATTGTCGAACGCGGCGGAAAAGGGTTTGAAGATTTCAAACCCTACAAGGATAACCGGGATCGTGTAGCTGGGGTCATCCACCTCCCGGACCTCCAGGCGGAGACATTTGGTGTAAATCTTGGGGATATGCTCAAAGCCCGGCTGACTTTTGCGGAAGCGCTTGAAAATTCCAACTCTCCAATCATGACGAGACAGCGCCTTAAGATTGCCCAGCGGCAGATTTATGCCCAACTTGAAGCCTGCCCGGAGCTGTAA
- a CDS encoding CopG family ribbon-helix-helix protein, with amino-acid sequence MQTSMSMRLPKELATQLGELAEATGRTKSYLAVQALQEFISREAWQVAEIKKALKEADAEQFVPDVEMQAFWDKWSK; translated from the coding sequence ATGCAAACGTCAATGTCAATGCGCTTGCCAAAAGAATTAGCTACACAGCTGGGAGAACTGGCAGAAGCCACAGGGCGAACAAAGAGCTATCTTGCGGTGCAAGCCTTACAAGAATTCATCTCTCGGGAAGCATGGCAAGTTGCTGAAATCAAAAAAGCATTAAAAGAAGCTGACGCTGAACAATTTGTTCCAGATGTTGAGATGCAGGCTTTTTGGGATAAGTGGTCAAAATGA
- the traI gene encoding TraI/MobA(P) family conjugative relaxase has translation MIAQKLHMRTPSKSSVIRLVSYLADKQGHEQRVHTSWTTNLESEDLQWAGIEMRAVQRMNVRSKADKTYHLVISFPTGETPNLDTLKSIENDVCTKLGYGEHQRVAIVHTDTDNLHIQIAINKVHPTKYTVLEPYCDYKILRNASKEAEQKYGLKADNHEVKTNARETAAKKMEHFADMESLIGWVQRNCLEELKAAKSWEELHSVLAKNGLAISPRGNGLVIKGGDVHCKASSVDRGMSKVALEKRFGEFREMSVTAEVKQTYEKKPMKHNYDTSKLWETYNATRETNRQAWLAQKEKIQQQKTLELERIRTQANLHYKLVRALKMGPILRGILLNHCCPAKRCNLTV, from the coding sequence ATGATTGCCCAGAAACTACACATGCGAACGCCATCCAAAAGTAGCGTGATCCGGCTGGTCAGCTACCTTGCTGACAAGCAGGGGCACGAGCAGCGTGTGCATACGTCCTGGACCACCAATCTGGAATCTGAGGACTTACAGTGGGCGGGTATCGAGATGCGGGCCGTGCAGCGCATGAATGTCCGGAGCAAGGCCGATAAGACATATCATCTGGTTATATCGTTTCCGACGGGAGAAACACCCAATCTTGATACGTTGAAAAGCATAGAAAATGATGTTTGTACAAAACTTGGATATGGGGAGCATCAGCGTGTGGCCATCGTGCACACGGATACGGACAATCTACATATCCAGATTGCTATCAACAAAGTGCATCCGACTAAATATACGGTCCTTGAGCCTTACTGCGACTATAAAATTTTGCGCAACGCCTCCAAGGAGGCGGAACAAAAATATGGACTCAAGGCAGACAACCACGAAGTCAAAACCAATGCCCGCGAAACCGCCGCAAAGAAAATGGAGCATTTTGCGGACATGGAATCCCTGATCGGCTGGGTGCAGCGTAACTGCCTGGAGGAGCTAAAGGCCGCAAAGTCATGGGAGGAGCTGCACTCGGTGCTCGCAAAAAATGGTCTGGCCATCAGCCCGCGAGGTAATGGCCTGGTCATTAAAGGCGGCGACGTACATTGCAAAGCCAGCTCTGTGGATCGTGGCATGAGCAAAGTGGCTTTGGAAAAGCGGTTCGGAGAGTTCCGGGAAATGTCTGTCACAGCCGAGGTGAAGCAGACATACGAGAAAAAACCCATGAAGCATAACTATGACACGTCAAAGCTATGGGAGACGTACAATGCCACCCGCGAAACGAACCGGCAGGCATGGCTGGCGCAGAAAGAAAAGATACAGCAGCAGAAAACCCTGGAACTGGAAAGGATCAGGACGCAGGCAAACCTGCATTATAAGCTTGTTCGCGCCCTGAAAATGGGGCCAATTTTACGCGGAATCCTGCTGAATCATTGCTGTCCGGCTAAGCGATGCAATCTAACAGTGTGA
- a CDS encoding phage holin family protein: protein MPPSSHHWRFFRIGGFDQVRLETAQDLLHLDELDQKLWAALSCPVHGLEFDPRTLTMLDTDDDGRVRVPEVLEAVRWTASALKNMDGLIAGHSYLSLADIDDSHPEGRALLASARHILKYLDKPDAMRITIEDLDSTQELLQNSLLNGDGVVIPASADNPELKILIEEVMSTMGTVMDRSGQEGISSEQAAAFFDEAAQYVAWRHEARLRAESVLPFGDNTPAAAEAFFALRPKIDDFFTRCGLAAFDSRAEEPLNPSLGTYETLAAQELGTTDDLARFPLAKVKMTRTLPLKTGLNPAWEALMGVLREMALIPMFGDEEYLGIEQWQQVKAAFADHEAWLAEKAGTRVEGIGLERLQSILSSPARMELEALIARDLELSEQVDSFDKVARLTYFTRDLMILLNNFVTFYDFYSQKRKAIFQAGTLYLDGRACELCVRVDDMDAHQVLATLSRTYLVYCQCRRRNSEEQMTIAAAFTNGDSDNLMVGRNGIFYDRNGNDWDATIIKLIEHPISVRQAFWSPYKRAGRMIGEQIEKFAAAKDKAVEESAGAKVATLGAPAAEPGKAPAPFDVGKFAGIFAAIGLALGAIGTALAAVLSGFLSLALWQMPLAVGGILLVISGPSMLIAYMKLRQRNLGPILDAGGWAVNSKAKINIPFGTTLTKVAALPPGAERSLRDPFAEKRTPWKRWVALIILIVILSLAWDKGYIQQLSEKLKSSVQTQEPAPQPEEKPAQPAAEKAAPEPATPAAPEEKPAAQ from the coding sequence ATGCCCCCTTCCTCTCATCATTGGCGTTTTTTCCGCATTGGCGGATTTGACCAGGTCAGGCTCGAAACGGCCCAGGATCTGCTTCACCTGGACGAGCTGGACCAGAAACTCTGGGCGGCCCTGAGCTGTCCGGTTCACGGCCTGGAATTCGATCCGCGCACTCTGACCATGCTCGACACTGACGACGACGGCCGTGTCCGGGTTCCCGAAGTTCTGGAAGCCGTAAGATGGACCGCCTCCGCGCTCAAAAACATGGACGGCCTCATTGCCGGACATTCCTATCTGTCTCTGGCCGACATCGACGACTCCCATCCCGAAGGCCGCGCCCTGCTGGCTTCGGCCCGCCATATCCTGAAGTATCTGGACAAACCCGACGCCATGCGGATCACCATCGAGGACTTGGACAGCACACAGGAGCTTCTCCAGAACTCCCTGCTGAATGGAGATGGCGTGGTCATTCCGGCCAGCGCGGACAATCCCGAGCTGAAAATCCTGATCGAGGAAGTGATGTCCACCATGGGTACGGTCATGGACCGCAGCGGACAGGAAGGCATTTCCTCGGAGCAGGCCGCCGCGTTTTTCGATGAAGCCGCCCAATATGTTGCGTGGCGGCATGAAGCCCGGCTCAGGGCTGAAAGCGTTCTGCCCTTCGGAGACAACACTCCGGCTGCGGCCGAAGCATTTTTCGCCCTGCGCCCCAAAATCGACGACTTTTTCACCCGTTGCGGACTGGCCGCTTTCGATTCCAGAGCCGAAGAGCCGCTCAACCCGTCTCTGGGCACATACGAAACCCTGGCGGCTCAGGAGCTTGGAACCACTGACGATCTGGCCCGCTTCCCGCTGGCCAAGGTCAAGATGACCCGGACCCTGCCCCTGAAAACCGGACTGAACCCCGCCTGGGAAGCCCTCATGGGCGTTCTGAGAGAAATGGCGCTCATCCCCATGTTCGGCGATGAGGAATATCTGGGTATCGAACAGTGGCAACAGGTCAAGGCGGCTTTCGCCGACCACGAGGCCTGGCTGGCGGAAAAAGCCGGAACCAGAGTGGAAGGGATCGGACTGGAGCGCCTGCAATCCATTCTTTCCAGCCCGGCCCGCATGGAGCTGGAAGCCCTCATTGCCAGGGATCTGGAGCTGAGCGAACAGGTGGACAGCTTCGACAAGGTGGCCCGGCTGACCTACTTCACCCGCGACCTGATGATCCTCCTGAACAATTTCGTCACATTCTACGACTTCTACTCGCAGAAGCGCAAAGCCATCTTCCAGGCGGGGACCCTGTATCTGGACGGCCGGGCCTGCGAACTGTGCGTACGGGTGGACGACATGGATGCGCACCAGGTTCTGGCCACTCTGAGCCGGACGTACCTGGTTTACTGCCAATGCCGGAGACGCAACAGCGAGGAGCAGATGACCATCGCCGCGGCCTTCACCAACGGCGACTCCGACAACCTGATGGTGGGCCGCAACGGCATCTTCTACGACAGAAACGGCAATGACTGGGATGCCACCATCATCAAACTCATCGAACATCCCATCAGCGTGCGACAGGCGTTCTGGTCGCCATACAAACGAGCGGGCCGCATGATCGGCGAACAGATCGAAAAATTCGCCGCGGCCAAGGACAAGGCGGTGGAGGAAAGCGCCGGTGCCAAGGTGGCGACCCTGGGCGCTCCGGCAGCCGAACCGGGCAAGGCTCCCGCGCCCTTCGATGTGGGCAAGTTCGCCGGTATTTTCGCCGCCATCGGCCTCGCTCTGGGGGCGATCGGCACGGCCCTGGCCGCCGTACTGAGCGGATTTCTCTCCCTGGCGCTGTGGCAGATGCCGCTGGCCGTAGGAGGAATACTGCTGGTCATTTCCGGGCCGTCCATGCTCATCGCCTACATGAAGCTGCGGCAGCGGAACCTAGGCCCCATTCTCGATGCCGGAGGATGGGCCGTGAACAGCAAGGCCAAAATCAATATTCCTTTTGGAACCACGTTGACCAAGGTGGCCGCACTGCCTCCGGGGGCCGAACGTTCCCTGCGCGATCCCTTCGCCGAAAAGAGAACGCCCTGGAAGCGCTGGGTGGCGCTGATCATCCTGATCGTGATCCTGAGTCTGGCCTGGGACAAGGGATATATCCAGCAGTTGAGCGAGAAGCTGAAGTCATCCGTACAGACTCAGGAACCGGCTCCCCAGCCCGAGGAAAAGCCCGCGCAGCCGGCTGCGGAAAAGGCAGCTCCCGAACCCGCCACACCGGCCGCTCCGGAGGAAAAACCAGCTGCACAGTAA
- a CDS encoding IS5 family transposase (programmed frameshift): protein MCYTDISDETWQRLEPVLPLEGSPKGGRPAKDKRTFINAIIWLLRTGAPWRALPKEYGSWNAVYSRFRRWQIKGSWKAVFLALASDPDLEAVMIDGTYIHAHKHSAGAKGGKHRQALGRSRGGFTSKLHAQVDALGNPVSFFLTGGECADISVAPQLLEGVRDCTVIADKGYDSEPLVQLLEARGCTVVIPPRSNRKTPRRYDRHLYKERHLVECFFSKIKEYRRVATRYEKLAQTFLSFVYLAASMIWIKSLLSG, encoded by the exons ATGTGTTATACCGATATTTCCGATGAAACCTGGCAACGGCTTGAGCCCGTTCTGCCGCTTGAGGGTTCGCCCAAAGGCGGCCGTCCGGCCAAAGATAAACGAACATTCATAAATGCAATCATCTGGCTGCTGCGCACCGGGGCTCCCTGGAGGGCCCTGCCGAAAGAGTATGGGTCATGGAATGCCGTGTATTCCCGCTTTCGGCGTTGGCAGATAAAAGGATCCTGGAAAGCAGTCTTTCTCGCTCTGGCGTCTGACCCCGATCTCGAAGCGGTAATGATTGACGGTACGTACATCCATGCCCACAAACATTCGGCTGGCGCAAAAGGGGGCA AGCACAGACAAGCTCTGGGCCGCAGTCGTGGAGGTTTTACCTCCAAGCTGCATGCACAGGTAGACGCGCTCGGCAATCCTGTATCGTTTTTCCTTACAGGAGGTGAATGCGCGGATATCAGTGTTGCACCACAATTACTTGAAGGGGTTCGTGATTGCACTGTCATTGCCGATAAAGGGTATGACAGCGAGCCGTTAGTTCAACTTCTTGAAGCAAGAGGCTGTACCGTAGTTATTCCTCCACGCTCAAATCGTAAAACACCTCGTCGGTATGATCGGCATCTTTATAAGGAACGGCACCTTGTTGAATGCTTTTTCAGTAAAATCAAAGAGTACCGCAGAGTGGCAACACGTTATGAAAAGCTTGCCCAGACTTTTCTTTCTTTCGTTTACCTGGCAGCTTCAATGATTTGGATCAAATCATTGCTGTCCGGCTAA
- a CDS encoding DUF58 domain-containing protein — MPPDLRIRQLLGGQGDEGLGGAADSSGEVSEIRPYQPGDHLSRISWKASARGMGLFSKEFQVRAARTVFLDWNALAGFGYEERISRLAGLVLEAEREGRRYALRLPGGDIAPGAGAVHAHTCMEALALMPEES, encoded by the coding sequence TTGCCTCCGGATCTCCGGATCCGGCAGTTGCTGGGTGGACAGGGTGATGAAGGGCTTGGCGGGGCGGCGGATTCGTCCGGCGAGGTATCGGAAATCCGGCCGTATCAGCCCGGCGATCATCTTTCCCGCATTTCCTGGAAGGCGTCGGCGCGCGGCATGGGACTCTTCTCCAAGGAGTTTCAGGTCAGAGCGGCGCGCACCGTCTTTCTCGACTGGAACGCCCTGGCCGGATTCGGCTACGAGGAGCGCATCAGCCGTCTGGCCGGTCTGGTGCTGGAAGCCGAACGGGAAGGCCGCCGCTACGCGCTGCGTTTGCCCGGCGGGGACATTGCTCCCGGTGCGGGCGCGGTTCATGCACATACCTGCATGGAAGCGCTGGCTCTGATGCCGGAGGAATCATGA